ATTTGGCTGGTGCTGAACCCCGCGACGTGGCTGATCCCGATGTTCGCCGCACTGCTGGTCATCGCCCTTGCCGTTCACGTCTATGCCTTCTCGCTGCCGGGCAACGCTTGGACGCCGGCTGCTCCGGTCGCCGTGGAAGCACCTGCTCAATAAGACACTTGGTTGCCGCTTTCTGAAACGGCACCGTATTTACACCTCTCTATCGGAGATACATCGATGGCCGAGCAATCCTTGTCGGGTTTGACCGAACAACAAGCGAAGGAATTCCACGAGCAGTTCAAGGTCACCTACACCGCGTATGTTGGTCTTGCCGCGCTGGTGCACCTGTTCATTATCGCTGCCAATCCTTGGTTCTAATTAACCCGATCACGACGAGAACAAGATCATGAGCGAAATCGCAAAACCGAAAAACCCGGAAGACGATTGGAAGGTGTGGCTGGTTCTGAACCCCGCAACCTGGCTGATGCCGATCTTCTTCATGCTGTTGATCATCGCGCTGGTGCTGCATGCCGTCGTGTTCCAGATGGGATTCGGCTGGGCTTGATGCCTGCGCATGACGGGGCTGCCCTCGAGTAGCCCCGAAGGCGATGGGCCGGCGCCGCACGGCGCGCCCATCGTGCTCGAAGGGCGGGGATGGTCAAGACCCGCAACCCCGTCCTTCGCAACCCCGATGATCGCTCTTCCCCAGATCTCGACCGACATCGACGTCTCTCCCGAAGGCGCTCGCCTGTCGAACAGTCGACCCCTCCTCAGGATCGCTTGTCCGGTGCCTCGCCGTGCCGCGTGTGCTCGGGCATACCGCCTTTCGGTCCTGATCCGGGCGTGGTGGATCATTGATGCCCCGAGTGCGATAATCCTCGATCCTCAAGACATGGCTCTTGTTTCCGAGCCTCTTTTACCTGTGGAGCTGATCCCGGCATGAGTCGTAACGACGATCCCTGGGCGCAAGCCTGGCGCGAGCTGCTGCCTCGGATATTGCCTTTTTCCGATGTCTCGTCGGCTGATTTTCCGTTGCGCCGAATCCTGCGCTTGTCCCTGTTTCAGGTCTCGGTCGGCATGGCGATGGTGCTGCTGCAAGGAACCCTGAATCGGGTCATGGTCGTCGAGCTTGCCGTGCCCGCATCGCTGGTCGGTCTCATGCTTGCGCTGCCGCTGATTTTCGCGCCGCTGCGTGCACTGATCGGTCATCGTTCGGATTACCACCACTCCGCATTCGGTCTGCGTCGCATCCCTTACATCTGGCTGGGAAGCATGATGCAGTTCGGCGGATTCGCGATGATGCCGTTCGCCCTGCTGTTGCTCGCCGACGTCAATAACCAGTTCAACGTTCTCGGCCAGTTCGGCGCTGCGCTTGCCTTCCTTTTGGTCGGTGCGGGGCTCCACACGACGCAAACCGCGGGTTTGGCGCTTGCCACCGATCTCTCGCCGCCGGAGAAGCGGCCCCGCGTAGTGGCGTTGCTTTACGTCACCCTCCTGGCTGCGTGGGCCGGAAGCTCGCTCCTGTTCGGACATTTGCTCACGAACTTCAGCAACGAGCTATTGATTCAGGTCATTCAGGGTGTTGCCTTGGCGACGATCATTCTGAACGTCGTTGCCCTCTGGAAGCAGGAGGCGATCGACCAGCAGCGGGCGGCCCATCCTGTGCCGCGCCCGCCGTTCCTGGAGACCTGGCGTAATTTCACCCGTGGCGGGCGAGCGAGCCGACTCCTGGTGGTCGTGGGTCTCGGGACGGTCGGGTTCACGATGCAGGACATCCTGCTCGAGCCTTACGGCGGTCAGATCCTCGGTCTCAGCGTTTCCCAGACGACCGCGCTCAACGCCATCTGGGCGGCTGGCTCATTGCTGGCCTTCGTGCTTGCCGCGCGCCTGATGGGGCGTGGCAGCGAGCCCTATCGGATTGCTGCAGTCGGCGCCCTGATCGGGATCCTCGCCTTTGTCGCGGTGATCTTGTCGGCTCCCCTCGATGCGGTCTGGCTGTATCGAACCGGCGCCGGGCTCATCGGTTTCGGCGGCGGGCTCTTCATGGTGGCAACCTTGACCGCCGCCATGGCACTCGCCGAGGGTGGGTTCAGCGGTTTGGCGCTCGGCGCATGGGGCGCGGTTCAGGCGACAGCGATGGGGCTTGCCTTTGCTGCCGGCGGTATCTTGCGTGACGTCGTCATGGCGATGGCGAACCGAGGTGTCTTCGGAGAAGACTTGGCCTGGCCGGCGTTGGGATACGATGTCGTCTATGCCCTCGAGATCCTGTTCCTCATCGCTACGCTGGTGGTGATTCTCCCGCTGGCTCTTCGCCCCGGAGATGCCAACACCCGCGCCGGATCCAAGATCGGTCTCGATCATATGCCCTGAGGCATCGGCCTCGGCCCGCCGGTTCAGGCGATTTCCGAGAAGAATCACATCCCGACCGCGAAGGCCAGGAAGGCCTGACGGGACTGCAGCGGGCGCCAGAGCCGGAACCAGGACAAGCGGTTTAGATCTCTTCCAGGCGTGCGCTTGCGGGATGGCTCTTCCCGGCAATCACCTTAGGCCGGCGGTGCTCCCGCCTTGACCCGGACGCCGAGACGAGCGATCGCTTCAAGCCGCCAGGGTCTCGATCGCCAATGCGAATGAAGAGAGCCCGGAGTTGCCGAGCAGCGCATGCGGTTTTTCGGTGCGCTTGCAGAAACGTTTGGTCCGATAGTAAGCGCCGTGGCTGACATAGTCGGTTGCGCAGACGACGATATCGGCTGATGCCAGCATCGCCTCGAGCCGGTGTTGACTGTCTTCCATGCCGCCGTCGTGGTGGTCGAAACGACCGTTGCAACCCGCCACCATCGCACGATACTGATCGACGAGCTGCTTGCGCCCGCCCACACAGAGCACCAAGCGGCCCGCAAGATCCTTCGGCTGCACGCACGTCTCCGATGTGCACCCGTCGCACCGATCCGCAAGCAGGTGCGCGAGCAGCCGCTCGGTCGCCCGGCATTCCGCCTCCGCCGCGCACCGGGCGCGTTCCGACGCGTCGGCCTCTTCTCTTGCCCGAGTACCGATGCCTCGAAGGTGTGCGTTCTCCTCGCGGGTCCGATTCAGCTCGGCGTCCAGGCCTGCAGCCCGATCGGCAAGTGCGCTCAACCTGTCCTTAAAGCATGAACCGTTCACGAGCTCGAGCTCCTCGCGCAGGGCCTGCACCTGCGCGCGCGATTCGGCGAGTTCGCGCTCGCGGCTCGCCAAGGCGTTCTCGAGCGCGCGGATCCTCGCCTCGCGCAGATCCGCCTGTTGTCGGGTGCGCGTGTGGAGGTGATCAAAATCGCGTTGCAGCTGCTCGAGCTGCGTGCGCGTCTCGGTGAGCCGCTTGAGATCGGCGCGCTGCCCCGCGCCGATCTGATGGGAGAGCATATGGATCTCTTCATAAGCGCGTGTCATCACCCGGTGGTCGGCGCGCGGGTGCGTCATCAGCGCCCAGAGCCCGCCGGGAACCTCCCCCGTGTCGAGCGATTCACGCCAGAGCCGAAGAAGCGCGTCGGCGTCGCGTGCCTTCGCATAGCGTCGCACGCTGATCGTGAATTTCTTCTCCAGTGTCTTGTGTGTCGCCAGCGACAAGGGATTCTTCTCGGCCGCCGCCGCGACAAAGCTCACGTGGATGTCGAACTCCGACAGGGGCGTGTCGGGCCGTTGGGCCGTTCGCTCGGCGATTCGGCGCAGCTCGTCCACGGTGAGACAGGTCCCGATGATCGGGCAATGGTATTTGTGCGGGATGTCCCAGAGCCTGCGTCGCCCTGTCGATTTCAGGGTCGGCTGACGGCTCGGCGGGCCGGACAGCTCGGTCAATTTCGCCGTGGAAGCGGCAGCCGAGATCGATGGGCGCGGTGAGCGCGAGAGTGCAATCGGCGGCGACGAGAGCCCATCCGTTTCGGGAAAGAGCGCCTGCGCGATCTTGCTCTGCGCGCGTCGGGCCTGCGGGAAGGTCTCAGCCGTCGGAACCTCGGCATGATGCGCGCAACAGGTGCGCTTGCTCGGGACGCTGCCGATCCGCAGCTCCTCGAACATGCGATGCCATGACGCACCTTCCACCTCGGCGAGCAGCTCCTGACTCTCGAAGTCATAGATTGCGAGTCGCGCAGCCTGGTCGGAGACCTCGAAAATAAGCCGTTGCATGGATGCTCCCTCTTAAACCGCGTCCGGCGCGGTATGCGATGTTTTTGGATGGGATCGGCCCCGGCAGACGTGACGACCGCTGGAGCTGGCGCGGTTTAGTCCTGAAGCGCGTTGACGAGGGTGCGCCAGATCGGATTCTCGATGGCGACGAATCCGGGCACCGAGCTGAGCTGCGCCAGCAGTCGGCCTTGCGCGTCGTAGAGACGGAGCGACGTCTGCTCGTGCGCCGCTTCGGAGGCATTCAAGACCCAGGCTGAATCGATCTTCGAGGTGTCGATTCGCAAGCGCGCCGAGTCGCTGCGCAGGGTCTGCCAGACCCCGTCGCGTCGATGGCAGAAGAAGGCGCAATCAAGGGTGTGAGCGACCCCCGCCGTTCCGGTGGTGATGCGAACGGGCAGCGCCTGCTCTGCGAGCGCTTCGAGGAAACAGGGGACCAGCTCGGCGTCCACGGCGCTGGCACTACCGCGTTCACGCAGCCTTGCGGGATTGAGTCGGAACTGGCCTGTGGCTTCGGCCAGATCGGCGACATCGACCGAATCGCCAAGCTCCGCCATCAGTCTGCGAAACGGAACGCTGTCGAGCTCCGCACCATCCCCGTCGCGCTGCGGTGCCGGCTCGCACCACGAGGCTGCCCGACTGAGGGTACGGCATCGGGTCAGGACGTCCGAGCCGCGCACTCGACCCTCCTCGCCAAAACCGAGATCCAGCAGCGGAGCGCCCTCCCGATCCAGGATGGAGATGTCCGAGCGCGGTCCTTGTTCAGCCGCATCCGTCCCCGAGCCATCGATGTGAGACCAGCGATCAAGCACCATCCGAAGCGTGAACCGGCGGCCCGAAGCGATCCCGAAGGAGTCGTCGATACGGACCCCCGGCCAATTGCCATGGTGCTCCAACGTGACGGCCGGCTGGCTGGTCCCGATACGGAGCTGTCCGGCACCGACAAGCTCCCGGAGGAATGCAGTCCAATCACGGACCTTGCCCGCGGTGTTTCCCTGTTCCGCTCCCAAGGAGGGTGCTCGGGAGGCCGGCATGACGGCTGCACTCGGCATATGTTCAAGCTCGATGTAGGGCGGCATTGCGCACTCCTTGATTGATTCCGGAAGGTCGGCGGACTCGCATAGGGGCGAGGCCCTGTTCAATGCGCGACGGTTGCCGCTCTTTGTGCGAGCCAGCGCCAATGACGCGCCAGTCGGCGATAGGCACAAAACCGTTCGGCATCGGACCCGAGATCAGGATGAAGGTAGAGCGCCTCGATGGATTCGACGACCCGTTCGGCCAGATCGGCCGACCGATGCCGAACGTAACGGCGAATGAGCTCTCCGAGATGCATCTCCAGATCCTCCGGTTTGAGCCGAGCGAGATCGGAGTGTGAAGCCAAGGGGGAATCGACGGGCATGGTGTGTCTCCTAAGACATCAAGCGGTTGTCGAACAATGCCCCGCTGGCGATCCGGACAAAGCGTCCGGGATTTGGCTGACGGGAGTCCCGCGTCGAACGGGACTGGAAACTGTCGCGAGCGCTCGGCGTGTGGTCCGGCAAACGCCGTCTCAGACTCGACTGCTGGCTAGATTATTAATGCGAATCGTTCGCATTAAAGATAGATGGTGGGTTAACGCTTGTCAACGGAAAGCTAGGGCGCGCGTCCTCGGCAGGCGGGCTGCTCCCGCGGAGCGGCGGACCCGATGATTGATCCTAAACGGCGCCAGGCGCGGTCGAACTCACGCGAAAGTGAGCATCTCGCTCTGGACGCGGTTTAGGTTGACACGCCTGCGTAATATCTTTTTACAATAGATCATACGATCGGGCAGCGGCATCGACGCCGGCAGGTAGGTTCAGCGTCCGAGTACCTCGAATCGCAAACCCTCCGGAACTCCCCAAACCTCCTTTAAGGACACCTCATTTCCATGGACAATCGCTTGGCCTTAGGCGCTGTGCTCTCCTGTCTCACCCTGTCCGCGAATGCCTACGATGTCACCGACAGTTTCTCGATCGGCGCGGTGTTGGGCGCGGCGGGTCAATGCCAGGAGGGCCTGGGCGGGCTGGTCGACGAGGACGGGCAGTCGCTGGGCGGCAACAGCTGCCGGGGCGGCATGCCGTTTCAGCTTGAATTGAGCGTTCGCCCGAGCGAGCGCGACGAGTTCTTCGCCCTGTTCGGTTTTGCCGTGGACAACGGCCTGAACGCCGTCTCGCCCTTCGTGCTCGCCCCCTGGGCGGTCGATCTCGAGGACGATCTGAAGGACATCAACGGGCGCGGGCGCGACTACCTGCTGCAGGCCTGGTACAAGCACACCTTTACGCTGGCCGAGGACGCCACCCTCGGGGCGACCTTCGGCATCATCGACTCCACCGGGTATCTGGACGAGAACGCCTACGCCAACGACGAATTCACCCAGTTCATGAACGAGGCGTTCGTAAACTCCGGCGGCTTCAATCTGCCGTCCTACGATGCAGGCGCGGCACTCGAGCTGGCGCTGGGGGACTGGGAGATCAAGGCCGCGGCGCTGAACATCGGCGAGAACGACGACGGCAACAACTACAACTTCTGGGGCGCGCAGGTCGGCTATCGTCTCGACACCGCGCTCGGGGAGGGCAACTACCGCGCCGTGATCACCGGCACCTCCTCGGCCTTCTTCAGGCCCAGCGCCGACCTCGGCGAGGCAGCGGAGTGGACCGAGGACGCACCGCAGGACGGCGCGCCGGTCGCCGCGCAGAAGACCGATCTGATGGGCTACGGCCTGTCCTTCGACCAGGCCCTCGGCGATCATCTCGGCGCCTTCCTGCGCCTGGGCTGGACCGACCATAAAGACATCCTCGACTACCGCGGGCTCTACACCGGCGGACTGCAGCTCGGCGGCGGTCTGTGGGGCCGCGAGGCCGACACCGTCGGCATTGCCTACGGCTATCTCGACGGCGCCAACACCGGGATCTCCAACACCAACGTCGCCGAGCTCTACTACCGCTTCGCCGCCAACGACTTCCTCGCCCTCACCGCCGACATCCAATACATGGCCGACGCCTACGACAGCGGCGAGGACATCGAGGGCTGGATCTTCGGGTTGCGTCTGGTGGCGGAGCTTTGATGAAACCGCGATGAAACCGCGTCCGGTGGCGTCATGTCCTGTTGTCGGGCTGTTCCACCTTGCAGGCATCAACGAGCGTCGGAGTCGACGCGGTTTCATGATGCTGAAAACAATCTCCTGAACCCAATCTCCTGAGCCGCGTCGCGCCGAGGCTGTGCTTGGGCGACAGCGCCGTCAGCGCGCATCTCGCGGGGGTAGGGTTTAGCCCGACCTTCGACTCGCAACCCATTGACGGAGTACATCGTGACACTGACCTCCAGTCCATCTCGCCCGATCCGGATCTCTCTCGCTGTCGCACTCATGGGCGCGGCCGGTGCCCATGCCCACTTCCAGGAGCTCATCCCCTCCACGGATATCGTCAACGCCGAGACCGGCAACAACGTGACGCTGGAGATGCGTTTCACCCACCCCATGG
The sequence above is drawn from the Thiocapsa rosea genome and encodes:
- the pufA gene encoding light-harvesting antenna LH1, alpha subunit; protein product: MNVFDYKPLEQDYRIWLVLNPATWLIPMFAALLVIALAVHVYAFSLPGNAWTPAAPVAVEAPAQ
- a CDS encoding light-harvesting protein, which encodes MAEQSLSGLTEQQAKEFHEQFKVTYTAYVGLAALVHLFIIAANPWF
- the pufA gene encoding light-harvesting antenna LH1, alpha subunit; translation: MSEIAKPKNPEDDWKVWLVLNPATWLMPIFFMLLIIALVLHAVVFQMGFGWA
- a CDS encoding BCD family MFS transporter; the protein is MSRNDDPWAQAWRELLPRILPFSDVSSADFPLRRILRLSLFQVSVGMAMVLLQGTLNRVMVVELAVPASLVGLMLALPLIFAPLRALIGHRSDYHHSAFGLRRIPYIWLGSMMQFGGFAMMPFALLLLADVNNQFNVLGQFGAALAFLLVGAGLHTTQTAGLALATDLSPPEKRPRVVALLYVTLLAAWAGSSLLFGHLLTNFSNELLIQVIQGVALATIILNVVALWKQEAIDQQRAAHPVPRPPFLETWRNFTRGGRASRLLVVVGLGTVGFTMQDILLEPYGGQILGLSVSQTTALNAIWAAGSLLAFVLAARLMGRGSEPYRIAAVGALIGILAFVAVILSAPLDAVWLYRTGAGLIGFGGGLFMVATLTAAMALAEGGFSGLALGAWGAVQATAMGLAFAAGGILRDVVMAMANRGVFGEDLAWPALGYDVVYALEILFLIATLVVILPLALRPGDANTRAGSKIGLDHMP
- a CDS encoding DUF2325 domain-containing protein, with the translated sequence MQRLIFEVSDQAARLAIYDFESQELLAEVEGASWHRMFEELRIGSVPSKRTCCAHHAEVPTAETFPQARRAQSKIAQALFPETDGLSSPPIALSRSPRPSISAAASTAKLTELSGPPSRQPTLKSTGRRRLWDIPHKYHCPIIGTCLTVDELRRIAERTAQRPDTPLSEFDIHVSFVAAAAEKNPLSLATHKTLEKKFTISVRRYAKARDADALLRLWRESLDTGEVPGGLWALMTHPRADHRVMTRAYEEIHMLSHQIGAGQRADLKRLTETRTQLEQLQRDFDHLHTRTRQQADLREARIRALENALASRERELAESRAQVQALREELELVNGSCFKDRLSALADRAAGLDAELNRTREENAHLRGIGTRAREEADASERARCAAEAECRATERLLAHLLADRCDGCTSETCVQPKDLAGRLVLCVGGRKQLVDQYRAMVAGCNGRFDHHDGGMEDSQHRLEAMLASADIVVCATDYVSHGAYYRTKRFCKRTEKPHALLGNSGLSSFALAIETLAA
- a CDS encoding ATP dependent RNA helicase, whose translation is MPVDSPLASHSDLARLKPEDLEMHLGELIRRYVRHRSADLAERVVESIEALYLHPDLGSDAERFCAYRRLARHWRWLAQRAATVAH
- a CDS encoding carbohydrate porin; protein product: MDNRLALGAVLSCLTLSANAYDVTDSFSIGAVLGAAGQCQEGLGGLVDEDGQSLGGNSCRGGMPFQLELSVRPSERDEFFALFGFAVDNGLNAVSPFVLAPWAVDLEDDLKDINGRGRDYLLQAWYKHTFTLAEDATLGATFGIIDSTGYLDENAYANDEFTQFMNEAFVNSGGFNLPSYDAGAALELALGDWEIKAAALNIGENDDGNNYNFWGAQVGYRLDTALGEGNYRAVITGTSSAFFRPSADLGEAAEWTEDAPQDGAPVAAQKTDLMGYGLSFDQALGDHLGAFLRLGWTDHKDILDYRGLYTGGLQLGGGLWGREADTVGIAYGYLDGANTGISNTNVAELYYRFAANDFLALTADIQYMADAYDSGEDIEGWIFGLRLVAEL